Proteins found in one Moritella sp. F3 genomic segment:
- a CDS encoding toprim domain-containing protein, which translates to MVTTTKKRYLDAADIKDQARGNWMYLFSTLTGIGNAADNFNGNGSSSGSANARSACPVHGGNSNKAFYFFNDSNETGAGGCNSCGVHYDFDLIMWANGWDFRRTVEAVADALDIDESERKRNYKPKPQAEIKPRELTATELEKNLNLKNKMSQQWNEAYPLNKGKAKPARLYFKNRGLGDIGLLGGEVRLHPGLKYWVEDKDTKFGYKSLGTFPCIISTIRNKDGKPTTLHYIYITKDGNKADVPCCKKLGTAQAGVSISGGCIALSPPSRVKGVAEGLETSIAVENATKMPMDCCVNASMLGNWEPDNSTEIVFIWKDKDKPDWRGIRAGERVSNLLKERLEKRGIKVFIMTPPLNEDGVDWLDVYNQLGVLGFPEIAKKWLDIE; encoded by the coding sequence ATGGTAACAACAACAAAAAAGCGTTATTTAGACGCTGCAGATATTAAAGATCAAGCTCGAGGGAACTGGATGTATTTGTTCTCAACACTAACTGGTATTGGCAATGCCGCTGATAACTTCAATGGAAATGGCTCTAGTTCAGGTTCAGCTAATGCAAGAAGTGCTTGTCCTGTTCATGGGGGCAATAGTAATAAAGCTTTTTACTTCTTTAACGACTCAAACGAAACTGGCGCTGGTGGTTGTAATTCCTGTGGTGTTCATTATGACTTTGACCTCATTATGTGGGCTAATGGCTGGGACTTTCGTCGTACAGTCGAAGCAGTTGCTGATGCGCTTGATATTGATGAATCAGAAAGAAAGCGTAACTACAAACCTAAGCCACAAGCTGAAATTAAACCGAGAGAATTGACAGCTACAGAGCTTGAGAAAAATCTCAATTTAAAAAACAAAATGAGCCAACAGTGGAATGAGGCTTATCCGTTAAATAAGGGTAAGGCGAAACCAGCAAGGCTATATTTCAAAAATAGAGGATTGGGTGATATTGGTCTATTAGGTGGAGAAGTGCGTTTACATCCAGGATTAAAATACTGGGTGGAGGACAAAGACACCAAATTTGGCTATAAATCACTTGGTACATTTCCTTGTATCATTTCAACAATTCGAAATAAAGACGGTAAGCCAACAACGCTTCATTATATCTACATCACAAAGGATGGAAATAAAGCAGACGTACCATGCTGCAAGAAATTAGGCACAGCACAAGCTGGAGTATCTATTTCTGGTGGCTGTATTGCTCTTTCTCCACCGTCTCGTGTGAAAGGTGTTGCTGAAGGTCTTGAAACCAGTATCGCGGTTGAAAATGCCACTAAAATGCCTATGGATTGTTGCGTTAATGCCTCAATGCTGGGTAACTGGGAGCCTGATAACAGTACTGAAATAGTTTTTATCTGGAAGGATAAAGATAAACCGGACTGGAGAGGCATCCGTGCAGGTGAACGAGTATCAAATCTTTTAAAAGAAAGACTTGAAAAACGTGGTATCAAGGTGTTTATCATGACCCCTCCACTAAATGAAGACGGTGTGGACTGGTTAGATGTATATAATCAGCTTGGCGTTCTTGGGTTTCCTGAGATAGCTAAAAAATGGCTAGACATCGAATAA
- a CDS encoding VWA domain-containing protein — protein sequence MTSSILNAMPIVASTYADQMGVNIVVSNQASTDGKTINTVLDETNLAASWGYLCHEAAHIKHSDFTIQSDLQFRNEVIGAKLANHPIFFSLVNMLEDNRIEFLFMQEYPGMNRTFNAMNQHLIDKGLWSVDVNADAPNAVSQLLMIYPAGHMAGLNYGSCTELSKQSFQTLKDVIGITHAKWVANIAMSSVKAKNERECAVLAAKLLQYMLDNTPQPDKANKPTDKQQGDSQAGDQQGNSQSGDQQGNSQGGDQQGNSQGGDQQGNSQGGDQQGSCQGGDQQGSSQGGDQQGNSQGGDQQGNTQGGGHQGNSQPICNETTIVDFTDKGELTAAILNASENKDGISKNVVMASTLLKAKPLTRGGIVPNFNFDEEKAKLLLLGNKVRSFIKARSQDKCLPSRTGRNLNGRKIAKIMQGCKRPFTRTIIGDSTSTGVYISLDISGSMNRQSRIEIARTATVGIAHVINSIKDANVSVSAFNDEVKVIKSFNDQLQSRKGAFGVRAGGNTNMMPALLHGVKELSNCKKSRRMMIIITDGKTSDSKNAASTVSAIKASGVDVHCVGIQMSGNRSVLDQLFTSSGWVNINSADELNKALFNIVKQSL from the coding sequence ATGACAAGTTCAATATTAAATGCTATGCCTATTGTGGCTTCGACTTATGCCGATCAGATGGGTGTAAATATTGTAGTTTCTAATCAAGCATCAACTGATGGTAAAACTATCAATACAGTGTTGGATGAAACAAATTTGGCGGCGAGCTGGGGGTACTTATGCCACGAAGCCGCGCACATAAAACATTCGGATTTCACTATACAAAGTGATCTTCAATTCAGAAATGAGGTTATCGGCGCGAAACTTGCGAATCACCCTATATTTTTTAGTCTGGTGAACATGCTTGAAGATAATCGAATTGAATTTTTATTTATGCAGGAATACCCAGGCATGAATAGAACTTTCAATGCAATGAACCAACACCTGATTGATAAAGGCTTGTGGAGTGTTGACGTAAACGCTGATGCACCAAATGCAGTGTCGCAACTGTTGATGATTTATCCTGCAGGTCATATGGCAGGGCTAAATTACGGTAGTTGTACTGAATTATCAAAACAGTCCTTTCAAACTTTAAAAGATGTTATAGGTATTACTCACGCTAAATGGGTGGCTAATATCGCGATGTCCTCGGTCAAGGCTAAGAATGAGAGAGAGTGTGCGGTACTAGCGGCTAAGTTATTACAGTACATGTTAGACAACACACCTCAACCAGATAAAGCTAATAAGCCTACTGATAAACAACAAGGTGATAGCCAGGCTGGTGATCAGCAAGGCAATAGCCAAAGTGGTGATCAGCAAGGCAATAGCCAAGGTGGTGATCAGCAAGGCAATAGCCAAGGTGGTGATCAGCAAGGCAATAGCCAAGGTGGTGATCAGCAAGGCAGCTGCCAAGGTGGAGATCAGCAAGGCAGTAGCCAAGGTGGTGATCAGCAAGGCAATAGTCAAGGTGGTGATCAGCAAGGCAATACCCAAGGCGGTGGTCATCAAGGCAATAGCCAACCTATCTGTAATGAGACGACAATTGTTGATTTTACAGATAAAGGCGAGCTAACTGCAGCTATCTTAAACGCTTCTGAAAACAAGGATGGGATTTCAAAGAATGTTGTTATGGCATCTACTTTGTTAAAAGCAAAACCTCTCACAAGGGGCGGTATTGTACCTAACTTCAATTTTGATGAAGAAAAAGCAAAGTTGTTATTGCTAGGCAACAAAGTGAGATCTTTCATTAAAGCCAGATCACAAGATAAGTGTCTTCCAAGTCGTACTGGTAGAAACTTAAATGGCCGCAAGATTGCAAAAATAATGCAAGGTTGCAAACGACCATTTACAAGAACGATTATCGGTGACAGTACTTCAACTGGCGTATATATCTCATTAGATATATCGGGCAGCATGAATCGTCAAAGCCGTATCGAAATTGCAAGAACAGCAACCGTGGGCATTGCTCATGTTATCAACAGCATTAAAGATGCGAACGTGAGTGTTTCTGCGTTCAACGATGAAGTTAAAGTCATTAAATCATTTAATGATCAACTGCAGAGCCGTAAAGGCGCTTTTGGTGTCAGAGCTGGTGGTAACACCAATATGATGCCAGCGTTGCTTCACGGGGTTAAGGAGCTGTCTAATTGCAAAAAATCGCGAAGGATGATGATCATCATTACCGATGGTAAAACATCTGACTCAAAAAATGCAGCTTCGACTGTATCTGCCATCAAAGCATCAGGTGTTGATGTTCATTGTGTTGGAATACAGATGAGTGGTAATAGGTCTGTCTTAGACCAGTTATTTACTTCTTCAGGTTGGGTGAACATTAACTCGGCGGATGAATTAAATAAGGCATTGTTCAACATTGTTAAACAATCACTTTAA